A region from the Mucilaginibacter sp. CSA2-8R genome encodes:
- a CDS encoding glycosyltransferase family 4 protein gives MSKPRVLFSIPTRHHVEIALDELEGLQELGYPCGQFSYSAKEGVTSTAGRLKVILSNAWALVKVAKQFKPDVIYFNSRLEVIAGMRDYITIRMFRLFYRRPVCILLKSHGSDIDVLQSKQRLVSKTILPYLQKNITGWLFLSSEERRLIVNSGFLPEQRVFVTKNIVRSNHFKHDSLFKSKLKIPADCKVLLFVGRLIKEKGIYEVIEGFARLNDQLTKTVLIVVGWGTEEIELKQLCERLNIADHVIFTGFIPEQDVVAYYANSDVLVFPTYFPEGFPMALFNSVAAGLGIVTTPTRAAADYLTSPDNCLWAEGQNSESVYQALKMLLSDEQLLRDMKQQNVKKGQEFSKAQVAAELSAIIEQAIKL, from the coding sequence ATGAGCAAACCCCGAGTATTGTTTAGCATACCTACCCGGCATCACGTAGAAATAGCACTGGATGAGCTGGAAGGCTTGCAAGAGTTAGGTTATCCGTGCGGGCAATTTAGTTATTCCGCTAAAGAGGGGGTAACCTCAACCGCTGGGCGCTTAAAAGTGATTTTGAGCAACGCATGGGCACTGGTTAAAGTAGCTAAGCAGTTTAAACCGGACGTGATTTACTTTAACTCCCGGCTGGAGGTTATAGCGGGCATGCGCGATTATATCACTATCCGAATGTTCAGGCTTTTTTACCGAAGGCCGGTGTGTATCTTACTCAAGTCGCATGGTTCAGATATTGATGTTTTGCAGAGCAAGCAGCGCTTGGTAAGCAAAACCATTTTGCCATACCTGCAAAAAAACATAACAGGCTGGCTGTTTTTATCGTCTGAAGAGCGTAGGCTCATTGTTAATTCAGGCTTTTTGCCAGAGCAACGGGTATTTGTAACTAAGAACATTGTACGCAGTAATCATTTTAAGCATGATAGTTTGTTTAAGTCAAAGCTTAAAATACCTGCGGATTGCAAAGTGCTGCTTTTTGTTGGCCGCCTGATTAAGGAAAAAGGTATTTATGAGGTAATTGAGGGTTTTGCCAGGCTTAATGATCAGTTAACTAAAACGGTGTTAATTGTAGTAGGCTGGGGGACTGAAGAGATCGAGTTAAAACAGTTGTGTGAGCGCCTTAATATAGCAGACCACGTTATTTTTACCGGCTTTATTCCTGAGCAGGATGTGGTGGCCTATTACGCCAATAGCGATGTGCTGGTTTTTCCTACCTATTTTCCGGAGGGTTTCCCGATGGCATTATTTAACTCTGTGGCTGCCGGCTTAGGTATTGTGACTACACCAACAAGGGCTGCTGCAGATTATTTAACTTCGCCTGATAATTGTTTATGGGCTGAGGGGCAAAATAGCGAAAGCGTTTATCAGGCACTCAAGATGTTGTTGAGTGATGAACAATTGCTCCGTGATATGAAACAGCAAAACGTTAAAAAAGGGCAGGAGTTTAGCAAGGCACAGGTTGCTGCCGAACTGAGCGCAATTATAGAACAAGCAATAAAACTGTAA
- a CDS encoding serine acetyltransferase produces the protein MSFFKFIFQDWHANRGNAKGRVILLLFRIANFCSTRKVYYYIGFPYLMFYRILVEWFFSIEIPWNTKIGKNLALYHGQALVMTNQVIIGENCTLRQCTTIGNKQLKDGGFSTSPVIGNNVDIGSNVCIIGDISIADHVKIGCGSVVVKDVSAYSTVTGNPGIERKRMIPVNDNLQL, from the coding sequence ATGTCTTTTTTTAAGTTTATTTTTCAAGATTGGCATGCTAACCGGGGCAATGCAAAAGGGCGGGTTATACTGCTCCTTTTTCGTATAGCTAATTTTTGCTCGACCCGTAAAGTCTATTATTACATAGGTTTTCCGTACTTGATGTTTTATCGCATACTGGTAGAGTGGTTTTTTAGTATCGAAATACCCTGGAATACCAAAATTGGTAAAAACTTAGCGCTGTATCATGGTCAGGCATTGGTAATGACTAACCAGGTAATCATCGGCGAAAATTGTACTTTGCGGCAATGTACCACCATTGGCAATAAGCAACTTAAAGATGGGGGCTTCAGCACTTCGCCGGTTATTGGTAATAACGTAGATATAGGCAGTAATGTGTGTATTATTGGCGACATCAGCATTGCCGACCATGTAAAAATTGGCTGCGGTAGTGTGGTGGTAAAAGATGTGTCGGCCTATAGCACCGTTACCGGAAATCCCGGTATTGAACGTAAAAGAATGATTCCTGTAAATGATAACCTGCAACTATGA
- a CDS encoding acyltransferase family protein, whose translation MRLANVHTRARWIDNVRILATLFVIGLHVSVYGIASEFNAVNGANIHWWICNFYESIFRCCVPLFVMLTGALLLPQTLSLKPFLTKRFGRILIPAVFWGTVYIIYNLIMANNKSVFSSYYDSFRWFRHQVLDGPISSFWYIYMLVGLYLFIPVLQPWVKSANNKALLYFLSIWLLTIVVKQWKLIPQQSPLELRYFSGYVGYLLSGYYLAHRLVITKKLYMFALVVSIIGFLVTLLGTYWASVYQRAFSGIFYEYLSLNVLALSAGVFILIKGQSENIEDYRPFWLKESIIKFGFGIYLIHPLPLKIMVYFGLNYKVINPLLAIPLLTLLCLTVSYLVAWLISKLPYGKYVTG comes from the coding sequence ATGAGGTTGGCTAATGTACATACCCGTGCACGATGGATTGACAACGTAAGAATACTGGCTACCCTTTTTGTGATCGGCTTGCATGTTTCAGTATACGGTATAGCCAGCGAATTTAATGCAGTTAATGGTGCTAACATCCATTGGTGGATTTGCAATTTTTACGAGTCGATATTTAGATGTTGTGTGCCTTTGTTTGTAATGCTTACTGGTGCGTTGCTGCTGCCGCAAACTTTGTCGTTAAAGCCTTTTTTAACCAAACGTTTTGGCCGTATACTTATTCCCGCCGTGTTTTGGGGAACTGTCTACATCATCTACAACCTGATAATGGCCAACAATAAATCAGTTTTTTCATCATATTACGATAGCTTTAGGTGGTTCAGGCATCAGGTTTTAGATGGGCCGATATCCTCTTTCTGGTATATTTATATGCTGGTGGGCTTATACTTATTTATTCCTGTTTTACAGCCTTGGGTAAAATCAGCTAATAACAAGGCCTTACTCTACTTTTTGTCCATCTGGTTACTTACAATTGTAGTAAAGCAATGGAAACTTATACCCCAACAATCACCCTTAGAGTTAAGGTACTTTAGTGGTTATGTAGGTTATTTATTATCGGGTTACTACTTAGCTCACCGCTTAGTGATTACAAAGAAGTTGTATATGTTTGCTTTAGTGGTATCAATAATTGGTTTTCTGGTTACATTGTTAGGTACCTATTGGGCTTCTGTATACCAGCGTGCATTTTCGGGTATATTTTACGAATACCTAAGCTTAAATGTGCTGGCCTTATCTGCCGGCGTATTTATTTTGATTAAAGGACAAAGTGAGAATATCGAGGATTACCGGCCGTTTTGGTTAAAAGAGTCGATAATAAAGTTTGGCTTTGGCATTTACCTTATACATCCCTTACCTTTAAAAATTATGGTATATTTCGGGTTAAATTACAAAGTGATTAACCCTTTACTGGCTATACCGTTATTAACACTGCTATGCCTAACTGTAAGTTATTTAGTAGCCTGGTTAATCAGTAAATTGCCATATGGCAAATATGTTACAGGATAA
- a CDS encoding DapH/DapD/GlmU-related protein produces the protein MGLVGTLKTIRNEFLRRVIYRRYQIGPGFYSGIRVRIWARQKIQIGCNFYIGRDSFIESDVTIGDNVIWANRVALVGRYDHHYQQIGVPVRLASQIRDADYNWLGLNSMTIIGSDVWVGYGSTILSGVTIGDGSIIAAGSVVTKDVEAYSIYGGVPAKKIRDRFNSKDDLQKHLTALQLFPQK, from the coding sequence ATGGGACTGGTTGGTACACTTAAAACTATAAGGAACGAATTTTTACGGAGAGTGATTTATCGCCGGTATCAGATTGGACCTGGTTTTTATAGTGGTATCAGGGTAAGGATATGGGCCCGGCAAAAAATACAGATAGGTTGTAACTTTTATATTGGCCGCGATTCTTTTATTGAAAGTGATGTAACTATTGGCGACAATGTGATCTGGGCAAACCGGGTAGCCTTAGTGGGCCGGTACGATCATCATTATCAGCAAATTGGGGTGCCGGTGCGTTTGGCATCACAAATCCGCGACGCAGATTATAATTGGTTGGGTTTAAACAGCATGACAATTATTGGAAGTGATGTATGGGTTGGATATGGCTCAACTATATTGAGCGGTGTAACCATAGGTGATGGAAGCATTATTGCCGCAGGATCGGTAGTAACAAAAGATGTTGAAGCTTATAGTATTTATGGTGGTGTGCCTGCAAAAAAGATAAGAGATCGTTTTAACTCCAAAGATGATTTACAAAAACACCTCACAGCTCTCCAATTATTTCCTCAAAAGTGA
- a CDS encoding WecB/TagA/CpsF family glycosyltransferase yields MLLQNHYNLSEFPLFDQSIDDLPLEGGKKSVLINTINQYSYCMAAQDEDFKKSLQSSDILLPDGIGVVAAARFLSGEKLHKIAGADVHFHLLNKLNAEGGKCFYLGATENTLSKIKERLAAEYPNIKVESYSPPYKEHFSAEDNAAMVQAVNAFKPDVLFIGMTAPKQEKWSFEHRELLQADVICTIGAVFDFFAGTIERPNQIWINLGLEWLGRLVHEPKRLWKRYLYYGPVFVKMIVAEKFNPQTAYKTEVQKAYINR; encoded by the coding sequence ATGCTGCTGCAAAACCATTATAACCTGTCTGAGTTTCCACTGTTTGATCAAAGCATTGATGACTTGCCTTTAGAGGGTGGTAAAAAGTCAGTGTTGATTAATACAATCAATCAATACTCCTACTGCATGGCTGCTCAGGACGAGGATTTCAAAAAATCTTTGCAAAGTTCAGATATCTTATTGCCTGATGGTATAGGTGTAGTAGCAGCTGCTCGCTTTTTAAGTGGCGAAAAATTGCACAAGATTGCCGGTGCAGATGTGCATTTTCATTTATTAAATAAGCTGAATGCTGAAGGCGGAAAATGTTTTTACTTAGGTGCAACAGAAAATACACTTTCAAAAATTAAAGAGCGCCTGGCTGCAGAGTATCCTAACATCAAAGTAGAAAGTTATTCTCCGCCATATAAAGAACACTTTAGTGCAGAAGATAATGCTGCAATGGTACAAGCAGTGAATGCTTTTAAACCGGACGTACTATTTATAGGTATGACTGCTCCTAAACAAGAAAAATGGTCGTTTGAGCACAGAGAGTTGCTGCAAGCTGATGTAATTTGTACAATAGGTGCCGTATTTGATTTTTTTGCAGGAACCATCGAGCGTCCTAATCAAATATGGATAAACTTAGGTTTAGAGTGGTTAGGCCGCTTAGTACATGAGCCTAAACGTTTATGGAAACGTTATTTATACTACGGTCCGGTTTTCGTGAAAATGATTGTAGCTGAAAAGTTTAATCCACAAACTGCTTACAAAACAGAAGTTCAGAAAGCATACATCAATCGCTAA
- a CDS encoding right-handed parallel beta-helix repeat-containing protein — protein MLLTLSSSANATIYYFSSSTGDDNHNILEARNPATPWKSLNKLNKIFTNLSSGDSVLFKRGDVFYGAITVSRSGGVFAPIYLGAYGKGKNPEVSGFSTLNNWKAVKNGIYESACTSAGTSLVINGIQKAMGRYPNTGYLTFESHNENNSITDNELTGTINWTGAEAVIRKNRWIIDKSTITNHTGSTLTYAAGTKSAPTNGYGYFIQKSAKTLDQFGEWFYDEDRKAMMVYFGNKNPNGFSVTTPTVSNLVDIKRFNYVTFENLTFTGAGNNSFNIVQSKKITIKNCNINMTGAEAIFANYSPYITVENCKINHSLSSGLNFDAGCINSIISNNRINNTGLIAGAGKSGSGTYEAITSFGDNTVIEKNVIDSVGYNGIYFGGNSSYVKNNYITYFCLTKDDGAGIYVGDWSKTSNKKIIDNIVLHGVGNAMGGGRYPSMQAEGIYIDDNSESVVITGNTVALCSNNGIKVHNAKEISIYNNNVVNNGVQLRLEQDHYMATSSFIRNNQIKNNNFLSTTNAQATIKLSTHQDDIKDFGQIDSNFYYQPATKAASIVAATVKNGKTNQESYNLSNWRSFSGKDRSSTESDAEAVLFEYNASNTAKVVTLKNKYVDAQNRVYSGKINLDSYSSIVLMLADKPAVKSDRLAVIRRSLIYNKNKYWVSNQVKL, from the coding sequence ATGTTATTAACGTTGTCGTCTTCTGCTAACGCCACTATTTACTACTTTTCGAGCTCAACAGGTGATGATAACCATAATATACTTGAAGCCCGTAATCCTGCCACTCCATGGAAATCTTTAAATAAACTCAATAAAATTTTTACTAATTTGAGTTCGGGTGACTCGGTACTATTTAAGAGAGGTGACGTGTTTTACGGCGCCATTACAGTTTCAAGGTCAGGTGGTGTTTTTGCTCCTATATATTTAGGTGCTTATGGTAAAGGCAAAAACCCTGAAGTTAGCGGCTTCTCTACTTTAAACAACTGGAAAGCAGTTAAAAACGGAATATACGAAAGCGCTTGCACATCTGCTGGCACTTCGTTGGTAATTAATGGTATTCAAAAAGCAATGGGACGTTACCCAAATACAGGTTACCTGACCTTTGAATCTCATAACGAAAATAATTCGATTACTGACAATGAACTAACCGGTACTATCAATTGGACCGGTGCCGAGGCCGTTATCAGAAAAAATCGTTGGATTATTGACAAAAGCACCATCACCAACCATACTGGCAGCACCTTAACCTACGCTGCAGGCACTAAATCAGCACCCACTAATGGCTATGGTTATTTCATCCAAAAAAGTGCTAAAACCTTAGACCAGTTTGGCGAATGGTTTTATGACGAAGATCGTAAAGCCATGATGGTATATTTTGGCAATAAAAACCCGAACGGCTTTAGCGTTACTACCCCGACCGTAAGTAACCTGGTAGACATCAAACGTTTCAACTACGTAACTTTTGAAAACTTAACTTTTACCGGTGCCGGTAACAATAGTTTTAATATTGTTCAGTCTAAAAAAATCACTATAAAAAACTGCAATATTAATATGACCGGCGCTGAGGCCATTTTTGCCAACTACAGTCCTTATATCACTGTCGAAAACTGTAAAATCAATCATTCGTTAAGCAGCGGCTTAAATTTTGATGCAGGTTGCATTAATTCAATAATCAGCAATAACCGCATTAACAACACCGGCTTAATAGCTGGTGCGGGCAAAAGCGGTTCTGGTACATATGAAGCTATTACCTCTTTTGGCGACAATACTGTTATTGAGAAAAACGTAATTGACAGTGTAGGTTATAACGGCATTTACTTCGGCGGTAATTCATCTTACGTTAAAAACAACTACATCACTTACTTTTGTTTAACCAAAGATGATGGTGCCGGTATTTATGTAGGTGACTGGTCTAAAACCAGCAATAAAAAAATCATTGATAACATTGTACTGCACGGCGTGGGCAACGCTATGGGTGGCGGCCGTTATCCATCAATGCAAGCAGAAGGCATTTATATTGATGATAATTCTGAAAGCGTGGTTATTACCGGTAATACCGTAGCCTTATGCAGTAACAACGGCATTAAAGTACACAACGCTAAAGAGATAAGCATTTATAACAATAACGTGGTAAACAATGGCGTACAGTTGCGCTTAGAGCAAGACCATTACATGGCCACCAGCAGCTTTATTAGAAACAACCAGATCAAGAACAATAATTTTCTGTCTACTACTAACGCTCAAGCAACCATTAAGCTATCAACCCATCAGGATGACATAAAGGATTTTGGGCAGATTGATAGTAATTTTTATTATCAACCAGCCACTAAAGCAGCCAGTATTGTGGCAGCAACTGTTAAAAACGGCAAAACCAATCAGGAAAGCTATAATTTATCTAATTGGAGATCTTTTTCGGGTAAAGACCGCTCTTCTACTGAGTCAGATGCAGAGGCTGTATTATTTGAATATAACGCCAGCAATACAGCCAAAGTGGTAACGCTTAAAAACAAGTATGTCGACGCTCAAAACCGTGTTTACTCCGGCAAAATAAACCTCGACTCTTATAGCTCTATAGTGTTAATGCTTGCCGACAAACCAGCAGTTAAGTCGGATCGTTTAGCTGTTATACGTCGCTCTTTAATTTATAACAAAAACAAGTACTGGGTCTCTAATCAGGTTAAATTGTAA
- a CDS encoding glycosyltransferase — protein MAILSIIIPVYNKEQYIDGCLTSILNQTFTDFELILVDDGSTDESQAVCRRFAEKDNRIILITQPNGGVSAARNVGLSKASGKYIGFIDSDDAIEADMYELLIHNAEQYEADISICRLKTIFPDKTVAPAEQVGVKIYQHEQALSLFLKGELDMSANNKIYKAELAKQILFNGHVYEDILYLSKAFLKAQKSVFENVVKYHYIVRDNSVSVKQFNARYLETIAVSAQIVKMVKAKAPDCLPEAQAFDVTANLSLLNLLLLAGTEVYPQAYQQVITTLNTYNQFIKHNPAVRKKHELAYRLFSLSPWLYTKAMHAYSMLTGAETTKRTKKKSLKVNEVG, from the coding sequence ATGGCTATACTCTCTATCATTATACCGGTTTACAACAAAGAACAATATATAGACGGCTGTTTAACATCTATACTTAATCAAACTTTTACCGATTTTGAACTGATTTTGGTAGATGACGGCTCGACCGACGAGAGCCAGGCAGTATGCCGCCGCTTTGCAGAAAAAGACAACCGGATAATACTCATTACTCAACCCAATGGTGGTGTATCAGCTGCCCGTAATGTTGGTTTAAGTAAGGCCAGTGGTAAATACATTGGTTTTATAGATAGTGATGATGCTATAGAGGCAGACATGTACGAGTTGCTGATACATAATGCAGAACAGTATGAGGCAGACATATCCATTTGCCGGCTAAAAACTATTTTTCCTGATAAAACGGTAGCTCCGGCAGAGCAGGTGGGGGTTAAAATTTATCAGCATGAACAAGCGTTATCCCTGTTTTTAAAAGGCGAACTTGACATGAGCGCTAACAATAAAATTTACAAAGCCGAACTGGCTAAGCAAATATTATTTAATGGTCATGTTTACGAAGATATTTTATACCTCAGTAAAGCTTTTTTAAAAGCTCAGAAGTCAGTATTTGAGAATGTGGTAAAATACCATTACATCGTACGGGACAATTCGGTGAGTGTTAAACAATTTAACGCCCGCTATCTGGAAACCATTGCCGTATCGGCCCAAATAGTAAAAATGGTAAAAGCAAAAGCACCTGATTGCCTGCCCGAAGCGCAGGCATTTGATGTGACGGCTAACCTTTCGTTGCTTAATTTGTTGTTATTGGCAGGTACGGAAGTTTATCCGCAGGCGTATCAACAGGTAATTACTACTTTAAATACTTACAACCAGTTCATTAAACATAACCCGGCAGTCCGGAAAAAGCATGAGTTAGCTTACCGGCTATTTAGCCTGTCGCCATGGCTGTACACCAAGGCTATGCATGCGTATAGTATGCTTACCGGTGCCGAAACTACGAAAAGAACCAAGAAGAAATCTTTGAAAGTAAATGAGGTTGGCTAA